One part of the Candidatus Stygibacter australis genome encodes these proteins:
- a CDS encoding serpin family protein translates to MKYLLIIILSLFLICGCTVKTTAENTITDGDADWYASQVEDSIIQANSAFALDLLKKLSETDNENIFFSPLSLSIALSMTLNGAVGNTLVEMQNVLHFSEYSVAELNEQNQHLIRSLIDVDPCIELGLANSIWIKQNFPVKEDFISVKEEYYESQVFPDLPFNDDTIIAINNWASAQTNGRISNLLTYIDPLEVMFLINAIYFNADWTYSFHPDNTEYDLFLTANQEIVPVPFMQSDGLDFTYLWDEDFAAARLPYSNGDMSMYIFLPDYDINLSDWIQSLEYDTFNDWFANFIPLPENLEEGIVFKLPTFEVNYNKSYKEILIALGMVDAFSLAADFSEMAYVSDELYVSRVKQNAWITVNEAGTDAAAVTIVGMACGIMEYIFDAHRPFLYLIRDDRNGSLLFMGIMSDPSQD, encoded by the coding sequence ATGAAATACTTACTTATAATAATCTTGTCATTGTTTTTGATTTGTGGATGCACAGTTAAAACAACAGCGGAAAATACTATTACGGATGGTGATGCCGATTGGTATGCCAGCCAGGTTGAAGACAGCATAATTCAGGCAAATTCAGCTTTTGCTTTGGATCTGCTAAAGAAATTGAGCGAAACAGATAACGAGAATATTTTTTTCTCCCCATTATCATTATCAATTGCTCTTTCAATGACGCTTAATGGAGCTGTTGGCAATACACTTGTTGAAATGCAGAATGTGCTGCATTTTAGTGAATATTCTGTAGCAGAACTCAATGAACAAAATCAGCATTTGATAAGAAGCCTGATAGACGTTGATCCCTGTATTGAACTGGGTCTGGCAAATTCTATCTGGATAAAGCAGAATTTCCCAGTCAAAGAAGATTTTATCTCAGTTAAAGAAGAATATTATGAATCTCAAGTTTTTCCTGACCTTCCTTTTAATGATGACACTATTATTGCTATCAATAACTGGGCAAGCGCTCAGACTAATGGCAGAATATCAAATCTACTGACATATATTGATCCATTGGAAGTCATGTTTTTGATCAATGCAATCTACTTCAATGCTGATTGGACTTACAGCTTTCATCCAGATAACACTGAATATGACCTTTTTTTAACTGCCAACCAGGAAATAGTACCAGTGCCATTTATGCAAAGTGATGGTTTGGATTTTACTTATTTATGGGATGAAGACTTTGCAGCAGCAAGATTGCCGTATAGTAATGGTGATATGTCTATGTATATATTTCTTCCAGATTATGATATAAATTTATCGGACTGGATACAAAGTCTGGAATATGATACATTTAACGATTGGTTTGCTAATTTTATTCCCTTACCGGAAAATCTTGAAGAAGGTATTGTTTTTAAATTACCTACCTTTGAAGTAAATTACAATAAAAGTTATAAGGAGATATTAATTGCTCTGGGAATGGTTGATGCTTTTTCTCTTGCTGCTGATTTCTCTGAGATGGCTTATGTTTCAGATGAATTATATGTCTCAAGAGTTAAACAGAATGCCTGGATAACAGTTAATGAAGCAGGGACTGATGCTGCCGCAGTTACAATAGTGGGAATGGCATGCGGAATAATGGAATACATATTCGATGCCCATAGACCATTTCTCTATTTGATCAGGGATGATCGCAATGGAAGTTTACTTTTTATGGGGATTATGAGTGATCCCTCCCAGGATTGA
- a CDS encoding nucleotidyltransferase domain-containing protein, with protein MNEFNTKIRAEIKQLLEADEKVITAWEGGSLATGYFDEYSDLDLAVISEDDAIDEIFAKVETYLKDNYGIKHKFRIPEPNWHGHSQCFYIIDNCPEMFYVDFLIEKESAGNRFLESDRHGNAIVWFDKKDYIDGTPTPEDIIKKKCQDQLKMVKTYLPFTFKDVQKQIYRNNKIDAFALYISLVSRIVSLMNIKYRPAKHDFGMRYLHRDFPIEKQQLIEKLLYVKTLEELQANLLQIIEIYAQLVSDLQEYE; from the coding sequence ATGAACGAATTTAATACTAAAATTAGAGCAGAAATCAAACAATTGCTGGAAGCTGATGAGAAGGTGATAACTGCCTGGGAAGGTGGTTCACTGGCAACTGGCTATTTTGATGAATACAGTGATCTTGATCTTGCTGTTATCTCAGAAGATGATGCTATCGATGAGATATTTGCCAAAGTGGAAACATACTTGAAAGATAATTACGGGATCAAGCATAAGTTCAGGATACCAGAGCCTAACTGGCATGGTCATTCACAGTGCTTTTACATCATAGATAATTGTCCTGAGATGTTTTATGTGGACTTCCTGATCGAAAAAGAATCCGCTGGCAACCGCTTTCTGGAATCAGACCGTCATGGAAATGCTATAGTCTGGTTCGATAAAAAAGATTACATTGATGGCACTCCCACTCCAGAAGATATTATCAAAAAGAAATGCCAGGATCAGCTTAAAATGGTTAAAACCTATCTGCCATTTACCTTCAAAGATGTTCAGAAGCAGATATATCGCAATAATAAAATTGATGCTTTTGCCCTTTATATCTCACTCGTAAGTCGCATTGTTTCACTTATGAATATCAAATACCGACCAGCAAAACATGATTTTGGTATGCGCTATCTGCATCGTGATTTTCCTATAGAAAAACAGCAATTGATCGAGAAATTACTATATGTGAAAACACTTGAGGAGTTGCAGGCTAATTTACTGCAAATTATAGAAATATATGCACAATTAGTATCTGATTTACAGGAATACGAGTAA
- a CDS encoding DUF3795 domain-containing protein has translation MSKKNIARIFKKYCLEQILYAGEIKMITVCGVYCETECHALGTECAGCHQLKGKISWAKYINKEVCPIYECIEQKGYKTCMDCEELPCKLWLVDTKNPATSDEEYAKHLKDRIKNLKETNKEK, from the coding sequence ATGAGTAAAAAAAATATTGCCAGAATATTCAAAAAATATTGCCTGGAACAAATATTATATGCAGGAGAAATAAAAATGATAACTGTATGCGGAGTATATTGCGAAACTGAATGTCATGCTTTAGGCACTGAATGTGCAGGATGCCATCAATTGAAAGGAAAGATATCATGGGCGAAGTATATTAATAAAGAGGTCTGCCCTATCTATGAATGCATTGAACAAAAGGGTTATAAGACCTGTATGGACTGTGAGGAGTTGCCCTGTAAGCTGTGGCTGGTTGATACCAAAAACCCGGCTACCAGTGATGAGGAATATGCAAAGCACTTAAAGGACAGGATAAAGAATCTTAAGGAAACGAATAAGGAGAAATAA
- a CDS encoding PorV/PorQ family protein: MKKTMSILMIIFLFSIFYAEKLNAVGETGAQFLKIGVGAKACAMGKAFAGIADDPSAIYWNPAGLTQITSVEILGMQNFWLLDMSYQYLAIILPTRKGVWGTAISYSSSGNIPKYENFQNIGEYSAFDAAGTISYSLKLFHRLSSGLGVKYIYQKIEEETAEGYAIDIGLYYDSLILEGFNVGVVVQNLGKGIEFIKSADPLPRNIKCGFGYKYKFITLGVDVNVPRDTDVYYNAGGELLIRKTLAIRGGYDTSSTYSAGIGLKVGSFDIDYSYIPYKGIDDTHQISVNLKF, encoded by the coding sequence ATGAAAAAGACAATGTCAATTCTGATGATCATATTTCTTTTTAGTATTTTTTATGCAGAAAAGCTCAATGCGGTTGGTGAAACGGGAGCACAGTTTTTAAAGATTGGAGTGGGAGCAAAAGCTTGTGCAATGGGTAAGGCCTTTGCTGGTATAGCTGATGATCCCAGTGCCATTTACTGGAATCCAGCAGGTTTAACTCAGATCACATCAGTAGAAATATTAGGGATGCAAAACTTCTGGTTACTGGATATGAGTTATCAATACTTGGCAATAATATTACCAACGAGAAAAGGGGTCTGGGGAACTGCAATATCATATTCGTCATCAGGTAATATACCTAAATATGAAAATTTCCAGAATATAGGAGAATATTCTGCTTTTGATGCTGCTGGCACTATTTCATATTCACTGAAATTGTTTCACCGATTGTCATCTGGTTTAGGAGTCAAATACATATATCAAAAAATAGAGGAAGAAACAGCTGAAGGATATGCAATAGATATAGGTTTGTATTATGATTCTTTAATATTAGAAGGATTCAATGTTGGTGTTGTTGTTCAAAACCTTGGCAAAGGAATCGAATTTATTAAAAGTGCTGATCCATTACCAAGAAATATCAAATGCGGGTTTGGCTATAAATATAAATTTATCACTTTAGGGGTGGATGTAAATGTGCCTAGAGACACTGATGTTTATTATAATGCAGGTGGTGAATTATTAATAAGAAAAACATTAGCAATTAGGGGAGGATATGATACATCAAGCACTTATTCTGCCGGAATTGGATTGAAAGTAGGGAGTTTTGATATTGATTATTCGTATATCCCCTATAAAGGAATTGATGATACACACCAAATATCAGTGAATCTTAAATTCTAA